The sequence ACGAATAATTGTTTTGAAATAGAAAAGTTAACTAAAATAAGAGATATTTTACTTCCTAAGTTAATGAATGGTGAAATAGATGTTTCTAATATAGAAGTCTAATTAGTTAAATTATTGTTTAACTTTTTCTTTATTTCATTTTTTTAATATTAAATATAAGTAACATTGTTATATTATGACACTTATCTAAAATGATTTCAAAAAAAAGTTTTAGCTAATATATTTTCTATGTGCTATTTTTACATTACTTTGATTTACCATGGCATATTGTAATGTTGTGTCTATTTTTTCATGTCCTAGTAGTTGTTGTAATTGTTCAATTGGCATTCCTTTGTTTATTGCCATTGTTGCCATTGTTCTTCTAAATTTGTGTGGATGTACTTTTTTAAGTCCTAGTTTTTTTCCTAGTTTTCTTAGTCTTGTTTCAATTCCACCTATTGAAATTCTTTTATATGGCTTTTTTAATGATACAAATAATGCTTGATTTTTATCTTTTCTATCTTTTAGATAGTTTTTTAGATGTATTTTTGTTCTAGCATCAAAATAAACAATTCTTTCTTTATTACCTTTTCCAAATACTATACATTCTCTTTCTTTAAAATCTATATCTTGTCTGTTTAACAATACCATTTCTCCTATTCTCATACCTGTTGATGCAAGCATGTCAATCATTGCTAAATCACGTGATTCACTACAGTTATCTCTTAACATTTCCAGTGTTTCATCAGAATAAGTTTCTTTTACATTTTTTTCTGTCTTTATTTTATGAATTCTTCGAACAGGACTTTTTAGAATATAATCTTCATCTTCAAGCCATGAAAAAAAGCTTGAAAATATACGTCTTATATTATCAATTGTTACACGACTTGATTTTCTACTCATCTGGTATTCAGTTAAATATTTACGTATATCTTCAGTTGTTATACTCATTATGTCTTTATCTAATTT is a genomic window of Methanosphaera sp. containing:
- the xerA gene encoding site-specific tyrosine recombinase/integron integrase is translated as MKQNLINNIIQEMLHYLNNSQIMRLKQILEYHLFNYDLIQKVNNYEKKKQNLLKIFLDAKRVEGCSEKSLKYYNSTIDLMLKKLDKDIMSITTEDIRKYLTEYQMSRKSSRVTIDNIRRIFSSFFSWLEDEDYILKSPVRRIHKIKTEKNVKETYSDETLEMLRDNCSESRDLAMIDMLASTGMRIGEMVLLNRQDIDFKERECIVFGKGNKERIVYFDARTKIHLKNYLKDRKDKNQALFVSLKKPYKRISIGGIETRLRKLGKKLGLKKVHPHKFRRTMATMAINKGMPIEQLQQLLGHEKIDTTLQYAMVNQSNVKIAHRKYIS